One genomic segment of Chelonia mydas isolate rCheMyd1 chromosome 1, rCheMyd1.pri.v2, whole genome shotgun sequence includes these proteins:
- the AVPR1A gene encoding vasopressin V1a receptor, whose amino-acid sequence MRSAASPGPSWGDAAAAGNGSQWRRAAGSSPSPAPGSAAPNASRAAGWDPYGRDEELAKLEIAVLALTFAAALLGNGLVLVALRRTARKASRMHLFIRHLSLADLAVAFFQVLPQLCWEVTFRFHGPDGLCRVVKHLQVFGMFASAYLLVAMTADRYVAVCHPLQTLRQPARRPHAMVAAAWALSLLLSTPQYFIFSLSEVERGSQVYDCWAHFVQPWGPRAYVTWITGGIFVAPVLVLATCYGFICGHLWRNIRGKTRRRGEGSGEARRKPGEVAAAAAAGPPGGAFRRGPLPTPCVSSVKTISRAKLRTVKMTFVIVSAYIACWAPFFTVQMWSVWDPQFSWIDSENTVITVTALLASLNSCCNPWIYMFFSGHLLQDCIQSFPCCQKIKLKLSKEDSDSVSRRQTSFTNNRSPTNSLDMWRGSPK is encoded by the exons ATGCGCTCGGCCGCCAGCCCCGGGCCCTCGTGGGGAGACGCGGCCGCGGCCGGGAACGGCAGCCAGTGGCGGCGGGCGGcggggagcagccccagcccggcGCCCGGCTCCGCCGCCCCCAACGCGAGCCGCGCGGCCGGCTGGGACCCCTACGGGCGGGACGAGGAGCTGGCCAAGCTGGAGATCGCCGTGCTGGCGCTGACCTTCGCGGCGGCGCTGCTGGGCAACGGCCTCGTGCTGGTGGCGCTGCGCCGCACGGCCCGCAAGGCCTCGCGCATGCACCTCTTCATCCGCCACCTCAGCCTGGCCGACCTGGCCGTGGCCTTCTTCCAGGTGCTGCCGCAGCTGTGCTGGGAGGTGACCTTCCGCTTCCACGGGCCCGACGGGCTGTGCCGCGTGGTGAAGCACCTGCAGGTCTTCGGCATGTTCGCCTCGGCCTACCTGCTGGTGGCCATGACGGCCGACCGCTACGTGGCCGTGTGCCACCCGCTGCAGACCCTGCGCCAGCCCGCCCGCCGCCCGCACGCCATGGTGGCGGCCGCCTGGgcgctcagcctgctgctcagCACCCCGCAGTACTTCATCTTCTCCCTCAGCGAGGTGGAGCGCGGCTCGCAGGTCTACGACTGCTGGGCGCACTTCGTGCAGCCCTGGGGGCCCCGCGCCTACGTCACCTGGATCACCGGCGGCATCTTCGTGGCGCCCGTGCTGGTCCTGGCCACCTGCTACGGCTTCATCTGCGGCCACCTCTGGCGCAACATCCGCGGCAAGACCCGCCGGCGCGGGGAAGGGAGCGGCGAGGCCCGCCGCAAGCCCGGGGAGGTGGCGGCCGCGGCGGCGGCTGGGCCCCCCGGCGGCGCCTTCCGCAGGGGGCCTCTGCCCACCCCGTGTGTCAGCAGCGTCAAGACCATCTCCCGGGCCAAGCTCCGCACCGTCAAGATGACCTTCGTGATCGTCTCGGCGTACATCGCCTGCTGGGCGCCCTTCTTCACTGTCCAGATGTGGTCCGTCTGGGACCCGCAGTTCTCCTGGATCG attctgAAAACACTGTCATTACAGTCACTGCTCTGTTGGCCAGTCTGAACAGTTGTTGCAATCCATGGATCTACATGTTCTTTAGTGGACACCTCCTGCAAGACTGTATACAGAGCTTCCCTTGCTGTCAAAAGATAAAACTAAAGCTGAGTAAAGAAGATTCTGACAGCGTTAGCAGAAGACAGACTTCTTTTACCAACAACAGAAGCCCAACAAACAGTTTGGACATGTGGAGGGGTTCACCCAAATAA